A region from the Salvelinus fontinalis isolate EN_2023a chromosome 23, ASM2944872v1, whole genome shotgun sequence genome encodes:
- the LOC129821442 gene encoding zinc finger protein 239-like: MSSLSYSPPAKEEGVCWTEKEALVKEEEEEQAVTIQKEVEGEAVTVKEEEKDVTVKEEEDAFRVKEEDVTVKEEEKEEDAVFGVKEEGEITVTLKEEEEEVGDLFNTRERHDYRGSSGEPQQPHDAEEAEKSLSRSEHLNKHLQRSTGKRTHCCSDCGKRFTSSGIKIHQRTHTGEKPYSCVQCGKRFGQSGDLTVHQRTHTGEKPYSCDQCGKSFGQSGDLTVHQRKHTGEKPYSCGQCGKSFAASRTLTQHQRTHTGEKPYSCDQCGKSFGQSGHLISHQRTHTGEKPYSCDQCGKSFGRSGSLTLHKRTHTGEKPYSCDQCAKRYFDKRSLIKHQKIHEEVIS; encoded by the exons atgagttcactaagctactctcctcctgctaaagaagagggggtctgctggacggagaaagaagctcttgtgaaagaggaggaggaagagcaggctgttacaatacaaaaagaagtagagggtgaggctgttacagtgaaagaagaagagaaagacgttacagtgaaggaagaggaagacgcgttcagagtgaaagaggaagatgttacagtaaaagaagaggagaaagaggaggatgcagtttttggagtgaaagaggagggggagatcactgtcacattgaaagaggaagaagaggaggttggagatctgtttaacacca gagagagacatgactatcgtggatcctctggggagcctcaacaacctcatgatgctgaagaggcagagaagagtctctccagatcagaacacctcaataaacacctgcagagatccacagggaagagaactcactgctgctctgactgtgggaagagattcacctcatcaggcattaaaattcatcagagaacacacacaggagagaaaccttatagctgtgttcaatgtgggaagagatttggtcaatctggagatctgacagtgcaccagagaacacacacaggagagaaaccttatagctgtgatcaatgtgggaagagttttggtcaatctggagatctgacagtgcaccagagaaaacacacaggggagaaaccttatagctgtggtcaatgtgggaagagttttgctgcaTCTAGAACtctgactcaacaccagagaacacacacaggagagaaaccttatagctgtgatcaatgtgggaagagttttggtcaatctggccatctgatatcacaccagagaacacacacaggagagaaaccttacagctgtgatcaatgtgggaaaagttttggtcgatctggctctctgactctacacaagagaacacacacaggagagaaaccttatagctgtgatcagtgtgccAAGAGATACtttgataaaagatctctgatcaaacatcagaaaatacatgaagaAGTTATTTCGTGA